GCCTTGTTAATGACCACTGCCAATTAATATTGCCTATAAaagttaatttttgaaatttggattGACTTTTAAAAAATTGTCATTTGCCGAATTTCAAAGttaaacattatatatatataaaaaaaaaagaaattctaaATATTATAGATTGTCATGGTTCTTAAATAACATAGCTTGATTCGCATGTAATCAAGAGCAGAAGTTTTAAAAGATCtcaatcaattcaaaataaataaacttACTTGGGCTCTTCCTTCCTGGTGGTCGATATTTCTGTTGTTTAGCAGCACTCTTCAATGATTTTTCGTTCCTACTTGCGTCCTTCATCCATAAAGAAAGCCAGCTTAGAATTACTAATATTGCAGCCATATACACAATTTATTCAGCTATGATTTTCCCACCACTAAGCACTAATTTTCTctctatgtatgtatgtatgtgggaaaaataaattcaaattggaCTTCATATCTGGTTATGATAATTCCTATGttcaagtaaaaaaaaaagtaCAGGCAACGCACTACTGCATGCCATAAATGCAAGTAATGTGTCAAAGCTCCTTTATTTTAACTCTTGTAAGAAACATAAAATGATTGCATGAATAGGGGATTCATGGGATGGGAGGAAAGTACATCAAATTGTGAGCAGAAAAAGCTATACTTATGAAATATCAAATTGTATGCAGCTGAGAAATGACATTTGTAAAAACTATCTTGAGCCAAAATTCTGCACGACTAGGGTTTACTGCATAAAGCCCAAAAACCCTTATATATTAACTAACCCAACCCAACCCAACCCAATCTTCCAATAACATATTTGAAGTATGCGTAGATTTTGACCAACAGAGTATACGTGGCCTAAAACCTAGATGCAGCATCTTCCTAAAAGATTCTCAATTTCATTCTcaaaaaagaatattaaaaaaaaaatgatgtgaTAGCAATACAGAATTTAACAGAAATGCTATAGCATCTTACCTGGTTAACCAGGTCCAGTTTACGCTGTACACCTGCAAAATTAGCACATTATGAGGATGACAACACAACATTCCCAACCAACCTACAATTAAAATGTATGACAACTAGTTTAGCAACTAAATTTTTCATTCAACTTCCAGTGCATTTTATAACATTACAATGGAACCATATACATGCAAATCCAAAAAATAGAGATCCAAAATTgatcattttaatatttttacaatAATGTACAAACATTGCATTATGTGTATCATATTTACAACTTCTAAATAGAATATCCACATTGGCACAAAAAATGCATATCATCATACAATTTATACATACAGAGCTGATAGAAGACTAGATTTAATATGCAAAACAACTTACAAGTTCAAAAGCCAATTAAATTATACCAACCTGAGCTCAAGGAAGCATTTAACTTTGAAGATAGAAAACCGTGAGTGACCTTTGAATTAGGCAATGACGCTGGCTGCCTCCTAGCACATTGCTGCTCCAAGGCAACCTTTGTTCCAGCTGTGCAGAAGCACGAGATCAAATAAACTAGGTTAGAATATGTTTTCTTTGTAAGAGTAAACACTCTACAATAGAAATTAACTTTTGCAATTGAAACCGTTCAATGCAGGTAGAAAACAAACCAGATGGAGGAGTTCTAGTAACAGGTGCTCTCGAACGAAGGGTTGGTGGAACATAAAAGCAACTCTGCCACACCAAACAGATTAACTTTAAATTGGGTGATTAAAAATGATACTTAGCAAACTTCAGCATACATTGATCCACAAAATGCCACCTGGAAAAAAGGATGTTGAAGTGCCTCTCCAGCTGTAGGCCTCTTGCTTGGATCCCAAGAACAAAGCAACTGCATGTTGAAAAAGACGAGTTGCAGGGGAAAGTCAGGAAGGACCTCTTAGAAAAACATTTTCCTATCCAATGTACTAGCACATAAGAATAGAATGTCTATCAAGTAGGATATTGCTGAAGATGTAGGGGGAAAAATTGAAACAACGCCAGAGCATTTAGAAACTGGTGCTAACCTTGATAAGGTTGACTGCATCGTCACTTGCTGATGGTATAAGTGCAGAAAGGTGGACGCCAACTGACTGAAATGTTAAGACAACTTTATTTTAAACTCCTATAGTTATGTACAAAGAGtagaatttatatttaatatgccTAGCAACAAGCACTAATGACTAGAAATTTTTCAAGTTTGCAATACATGAACCATAATTCTATCAGTAATTCCCAGTTTTATATATCCAATTGGAAAGATGTAACCGGAGGCATACACAAAGGAAATAGGCAACCACTACACAGAGAACAATTAAAATAGGTAAATTTAACCTGTGGGAACTGATAGTTAATAGCACTAGCAAGATTAAGTCCATCAGCCCAGGAGTCCTTTGTTGGACTCCCTATTATATTGCATATTTTGTAGATCTCATCTGCTTCACTGCACatataataaatgaaaaaaatttcaATGGGCAGAAACTGTGCTGAGCAATTATCAACTCTTCAAGTTATTACCAAATTTTAACCAGAATTCAGATAACTACCTTGTACCAGGAAAAAGAGGACGAAGAGTGAATAACTCAGCCATGATAGCACCCATTGCCCACATATCTGCAGGTGAAGAAAATGAATAAATAGTTCAAATTATATTTTTCAGGTTAACTCATTGACTTATTAACAGCTGATACTGACCAACTTTGGAACTATAGAGGTATGACTGAAGCAGCACCTCAGGGGCCCGATACCTGGCACGTCCACATGGAAGAGGTCAGTGAGCAGGAAGACAATAACGTGAGGGCATCTGCCCATCAAGTGGCAGCATAGCAAGGAAAAACAAATAACATACCACCGCGTTGAGACATACTCCGTATAGGGTGGTTGTGAATTGATTTCTCGAGCAAGACCAAAATCagcaattttaattaaatgcTTTGTAACCAACAAGTTCTCTGCCAAGAAATGTGCATGTAAATAACTTATAATTGCAGCACATGCAAAATGGGAAACACTAGGAGTAGATGATACAAAGGATAAATAATATATCCAGTCAGAAATAAAGGATAATGCTGAATGGCATTTAATAAAACAAGCAAACAAATGTCATTATGAAACCACCAGAGGAAGCAAACATGTTGAACCTTATTGACATCATAAACAAACAAAAGAAAACAACATGCTTAAAAAAACAGCTGCTTATCCGGCTTGGTTAAAACCTCAATTCATGCCTAACTACATATTCACTTATTTCCCAGGGCATTCAGTGACAGCCCTTTGCTTCATTTGAGTTGCAACACCTAATGACCAGTAATTACCTGGCTTCAGGTCACGATGAAAATATCCTCGCTGGTGCAGGTAAGCAAGTCCTTGAAACAATTGGAAGCACCAATTCCTTATTTCAGCTTCAGAGAATAGCTTCTCTCTGTCTTTAATAAGTTGGTAAAGGTTGTATTCCTGTAAAGGAAATGTGCAtgaaaaaacaaaaaatatatGCCAAGTAATAAGCAAGGAGTCTTTttaaaattgatgaaaaaatgTTTACCATGTACTCAAAAACAAAGTAGAGAATGTCATTTTCCCGTATGACTTCCTTGAGTCTCACAATATTTGGATGATTCATTCTCCGCAATGACTGTTGAAAGAAAAAGGCCATTCTTGGTAAGACATACAGTGAAGTTCATTATATAACAAACATGTAGGCAATATTACCTTAACTTCTCTCAGATTAACGCACTCTTCCCATGAATAATATTTTTTCTTCATCTTTTTAATTGCAACCTGTTCATTATTAAAGAAGCAAGTGTTTAGAAACAAGAAAATCTGTGAACCTTATAGTTGCACTATAGTTATCCATGCTACATATAACCAAAAAGTAAAATCATACTTACAACTTCACCAGACTGCTTATTAATCGCTCGCCACACACTCCCAAATGTTCCATCACCAACTTCCTTGATTAACTTGTACCTACATAAGAAACCACAAAAGCTTACAAATAAATCAAATCAACAACTATTATAAAGATTGCAATGCAAATGAAATGTGAAAATTCAACTAACCTCTCCATTCTTCCTTGTGGAATACAAAGATGCTCCTCCTTTATTCACAAAAAGTGCAAGTCTCAAAAACACTATATGACATCTAAGGTAGATGAACCGTAGTAGAAAGTACAGAAGTCCGGCTGGGTCCAGCTAATTCTCCAGTTAATTTTCTGTGGAGGTAATTGAGAGCACAAAACCAGAATGTTTTGGATGGAGGGGCTTATTCATTGCTAAACCCGCAACTTCAAGATAGCAAAAAAGCATGGAAGGCAGGACAAAACAAAGACCACAAAACATATTGGAACCAAACACAGAAGTAGGAACCCACCAGAATGATGGTCGTAGACAATCTTAAGAAAGTCACTAAAAGGTTTGATAACACAATAAAGAGCTACCTCATCTACGCTACATGGAAATTGTTCAGTGAGCAGATATCTTGACACTCAAAACCAGTACCCATCAGGAGCAACCATTTTCTAAGAACTACAGTCTGCAGGGATTTGAGGTAAGGTCTTATCTAATTCTTAATTACTTAAGCAGCTTTCATTTGGCTCCTTGCAGACTTTTAACTCTGGAAAAAAATCATAAAGGTTAGAGTGAAATTAGACAAAAGATGTGAAACAAATGAATCAAAAAGATGatgtaagatatatatatatatatatatatatatatatatatatatatatatatatatatatatatatatatatatattcagtaCCTGGATGACGTGTTCCCAAAAGCTTTGACTGGATGATGTATCAACAATGCACTATAACAAAATAATTTTGTTAGAGATGTCCTATTGTAAACTCTCTTCAAAAAGAAAGGGATAACTTCCTTACTTGAATAAGTGCACTAAAGATCTAACACCTATCTCAGAAAAATTTTGCATCACGCCTCTTGTTCTGTTCATTAAAGAGAAACTGACCACTAAGTGCAATTAACAAAGGAAACCAAAAGAAAGTCTCCAAGGACAAGACACCTCCAGTCGAGCACTTCTTGAAATGAAAAAACTCGAAACTGGAAGCAATTTGACCAGAAGCACACTTTCTCCATGTCTTAATAAAGGAAATGAAGCCGTCTAGATTCAAGTCCGTCACAACCTATCATTAAAATTTAAACACTGAACTTCAGTAGAAAAACATCACTAGTAACTAATACAAATGCAATTCATTTCAGACTTCCCAAACTCAATATCATCTGACATGCAAATGCATTTAAAAAAACTAAAATTGAAATAATTGCAAGGGAATGAGACACCAAACTCAGCTAAAAAAAAAACTGTGCAAATTATTAAATCTCATAGCATTGTAACAAGTTAACCATAAAATTCCCCTCATGATGAGAGTTTGTTGGACAAAACAAATCGCAAATAATGAAATAAAGGTTAATGGAAATCAATGAAACAGATCTGATAACAtggcaaaaattacaaaatatgaATCATCAAATCAACATGAACAGATCAGCATGAGAAATCCTACAggagacaaaaaaaaaagtaaaaaccaagaaaatcccAAATGCTTTAGatcctaaataattaatttaggaataatttccaaattgattttaaaaacGATTGTCTAAAAAAAACGATTAGCTGAAAATCAAATCCCAACAACAGCCATCCACTTTCAGCTGATCAGAAGATCTGATTACAAACCTAATTGAAACGGCAATGAATCGTCCAACAAAGTCAAATCAAACCCTAATCCTAATAGAAACAAAACCCACGCACGGCACATCAAAATCAAAACAATCGGACATGCGAAGAAAACTAAGGGAGATGAGATCTGATCTGATACAATTCAATCGTAATCTCAACAAAAGCAAGCAAAgaaacatacatacatatatagaaaaatcaaaacaaatatagagaaagagaaagaaaacctCGAAGCCAACCGGCATATGAACCGTCGCTTAGGACGGTAAGAGGAATCCAGAGTTTCTGTTTCTGAATCTCAGCTTTTTAGAGACCGAATTGGACGCAATTGCGCACCCACCGCCTACAGATACCCCTCTTTCGTACCTAACTTCTATCTATGTCCATGGTGGGCCTCCTAAACCCCTATTTATAGCTCACGACCTTTCCATTCCATGGAATGTGGCCTATGGCATTTGTAATTACCATGTTTTCTGGCTCCTCAtgttatttttgaaaaaaaaaattattattt
The Hevea brasiliensis isolate MT/VB/25A 57/8 chromosome 18, ASM3005281v1, whole genome shotgun sequence genome window above contains:
- the LOC110646993 gene encoding cyclin-dependent kinase F-4, whose translation is MERYKLIKEVGDGTFGSVWRAINKQSGEVVAIKKMKKKYYSWEECVNLREVKSLRRMNHPNIVRLKEVIRENDILYFVFEYMEYNLYQLIKDREKLFSEAEIRNWCFQLFQGLAYLHQRGYFHRDLKPENLLVTKHLIKIADFGLAREINSQPPYTEYVSTRWYRAPEVLLQSYLYSSKVDMWAMGAIMAELFTLRPLFPGTSEADEIYKICNIIGSPTKDSWADGLNLASAINYQFPQSVGVHLSALIPSASDDAVNLIKLLCSWDPSKRPTAGEALQHPFFQSCFYVPPTLRSRAPVTRTPPSAGTKVALEQQCARRQPASLPNSKVTHGFLSSKLNASLSSGVQRKLDLVNQDASRNEKSLKSAAKQQKYRPPGRKSPMVINKARSTRGVSDAADKFASMSIGSHRQIGAQPKPPPMKAGVQWSGESGDMFLRQTHQFQPGRSYTRKVAG